A genomic window from Salvia hispanica cultivar TCC Black 2014 chromosome 5, UniMelb_Shisp_WGS_1.0, whole genome shotgun sequence includes:
- the LOC125186872 gene encoding kinesin-like protein KIN-14L isoform X2, producing the protein MEDSQSRGAVCVLDLASRRAEEAALRRYQAVHWLDYLVGSLGIPSQPSEKQFISCLRNGLVLCNIINKVQPGSVSKVIEKTTPLQSLPWDSQPLPAYQYFENIRNFLVAVEELKLPIFDASVFERENLVEGSSTKVVDCILALKDYHEWKQMTGGFGVYKPPRSPLILNSAGRICPRTPSVVSSNSSRRLDMTGCSNKPLPSESNIRKVEDAIVKVLAEHMVCSKENIDNNLIASYRSGKNPVTFLNEIISSFEEEFKKKYPEVKFSMDHLRERSCSPLHVKSVPLADLSNLQNRKCCRACLKKGTCNHWNQVKKQEGELLNIKSLLSSAKQEAKCLQAQIQSDLKQLGDQVLEMSSAALGYQKAVVENRKLYNMVQDLKGNIRVYCRIRPVSPEVQNVIDFIGEDGSLVVKDPKPLKDGKKIFQFNHVFGPSSSQDEVFRDTQSLVRSVMDGYNVCMFAYGQTGSGKTHTMYGPPGGSTKEWGISYLALNDLFKLSDQRSDLTKYEIQVQMVEIYNEQVHDLLAEDSGVKKLEIRSCMSENGLALPDATLRPVKSTMDVINLMKLGDMRRSIGSTAINSKSSRSHSVLSVHVSGADTSGSMLRSCLHLVDLAGSERVDKSEVTGDGLREAQHINKSLSCLVDVITALAQKNSHIPYRNSKLTLLLQNSLGGNSKTLMLAHVNPEGDSFGETMSTLKFAQRVSTVELGAARANKESSSEVLELKAQIESLKRALDIKEIRTPPMKKVTESARPTTERTPPRVRRLSIENGSNTALEKPMNYDDRRAAKTPSAKPKQTERTPPPKSRRLSIENVTPKTAGVSMNYDDRRAAKTPPPRSRRLSIENGTTIAAGASKNHEEKGAKTPPTNTRSRRLSLEGPRNIQKDSNLIKSPKPITKISKPEVRSQQNHSQLDQRAPRSPISYSVKSPMIKLDTANMRVIPSHTPKTPEPQIKSRNEIQRPLATDCGQTPSTTHGKGSQIRKSLRTIGKFINGSEKRNHQQQPTKSMTPFKGTGTMHDPKSPTSSNPRALRRQSLTSIQPPERSRRSSIGGIPTEPYGNESVNAKTPPPVGVSAKLTKRWL; encoded by the exons ATGGAGGATTCGCAGAGTAGAGGGGCAGTGTGTGTGTTGGATTTGGCTTCGAGAAGGGCTGAAGAAGCAG CTTTGAGGAGATATCAAGCAGTACATTGGCTTGATTACCTGGTGGGATCACTGGGAATACCGAGCCAGCCATCCGAGAAACAGTTCATCTCTTGTTTGAGGAATGGGCTAGTCCTTTGCAATATAATCAACAAAGTTCAACCTGGTTCAGTTTCTAAG GTGATAGAGAAAACTACACCTTTACAGTCGTTACCATGGGATTCCCAGCCTTTGCCAGCATATCAGTACTTTGAGAATATTCGGAATTTTTTAGTTGCTGTTGAAGAACTGAAGCTTCCCATATTTGATGCTTCTGTTTTTGAAAGG GAAAATTTGGTTGAAGGGTCGTCTACTAAGGTTGTTGACTGTATTTTGGCACTAAAAGATTACCATGAATGGAAGCAAATGACAGGAGGCTTCGGAGTTTATAAACCACCCAGATCACcgctaattttaaattcagcTGGTAGAATTTGTCCTAGAACTCCAAGTGTAGTTTCTTCCAACAGTTCCAGGCGATTAGACATGACAGGATGCAGCAACAAACCACTGCCATCAGAGAGCAATATTAGGAAGGTCGAAG ATGCTATTGTCAAGGTTCTTGCTGAACATATGGTTTGCTCAAAGGAGAACATAGATAATAACCTCATTGCTTCATATCGTAGTGGGAAG AATCCGGTGACTTTCCTCAACGAGATTATATCAAGTTTTGAGGaagaattcaaaaaaaaatatcctgAG GTGAAATTCAGTATGGACCATTTAAGAGAAAGGAGTTGCTCACCGTTGCATGTCAAGTCAGTTCCGCTTGCTGATTTGTCAAATTTGCAAAATCGTAAG TGTTGCAGAGCTTGCTTAAAGAAGGGTACTTGCAACCACTGGAATCAAGTTAAGAAGCAAGAGGGCGAACTTTTG AACATTAAATCGCTGTTGTCGAGTGCCAAGCAAGAGGCTAAATGCCTGCAAGCTCAGATTCAAAGTGATTTGAAACAACTTG GAGATCAAGTGCTTGAGATGTCTTCTGCTGCTCTTGGTTATCAAAAGGCTGTAGTAGAGAATCGAAAACTATATAATATGGTCCAGGATCTGAAAG GAAATATTCGAGTATATTGTAGAATTAGACCTGTAAGTCCTGAAGTCCAAAATGTTATTGATTTCATTGGAGAAGACGGGTCTCTAGTGGTAAAAGACCCCAAACCCCTAAAAGATGGAAAgaaaattttccaatttaatcATGTCTTTGGTCCATCATCCTCTCAAG ATGAGGTTTTCAGAGACACACAATCTCTGGTTAGATCTGTAATGGATGGTTACAATGTGTGTATGTTCGCATATGGTCAAACTGGATCAGGCAAAACACATACTATG TATGGCCCTCCAGGTGGATCAACGAAGGAGTGGGGAATCAGTTATTTGGCTCTGAATGATCTCTTTAAGCTTTCTGATCAAAGAAGTGACCTCACCAAGTACGAAATTCAAGTCCAGATGGTTGAGATTTACAATGAACAAGTCCATGATCTTCTTGCTGAAGATTCAGGCGTTAAGAA ATTAGAGATCCGGAGTTGTATGAGTGAAAACGGCTTGGCCCTTCCTGATGCTACATTGCGTCCAGTGAAGTCAACAATGGATGTCATAAACTTGATGAAGCTTGGTGATATGAGACGATCTATTGGTTCCACAGCAATCAACAGTAAAAGTAGTCGTTCACACAG TGTATTGTCCGTTCATGTCTCTGGTGCCGATACTTCTGGAAGCATGCTTCGGAGCTGCCTCCATCTGGTAGATCTGGCTGGCAGCGAACGGGTGGATAAGTCAGAAGTAACTGGTGATGGGCTCCGTGAAGCACAGCACATAAACAAGTCTCTTTCTTGTTTGGTTGATGTTATCACAGCCTTGGCTCAGAAAAATTCACATATTCCCTACAGAAACAGCAAGCTCACTTTACTTCTTCAGAATTCTTTAG GAGGAAATTCCAAAACCTTGATGCTTGCTCACGTGAATCCAGAGGGTGATTCTTTCGGAGAGACAATGAGTACATTGAAATTCGCACAGAGGGTCTCAACAGTAGAGCTCGGTGCAGCTCGTGCGAATAAAGAGAGCAGCAGTGAGGTATTAGAACTCAAAGCTCAG ATAGAAAGCTTAAAAAGAGCATTGGATATTAAGGAAATTAGGACCCCTCCAATGAAGAAAGTAACAGAATCAGCAAGGCCAACAACAGAACGAACGCCCCCACGTGTCAGAAGATTAAGCATCGAGAATGGCTCCAACACAGCACTGGAGAAACCTATGAATTATGATGACAGAAGGGCGGCTAAAACTCCTTCCGCAAAGCCTAAACAGACGGAGCGAACGCCTCCTCCAAAAAGCAGAAGGTTGAGCATTGAAAATGTCACCCCTAAAACAGCAGGGGTATCTATGAACTATGATGACAGAAGGGCGGCGAAAACGCCTCCCCCAAGGAGCAGAAGGTTAAGCATTGAAAATGGCACCACTATAGCAGCAGGTGCATCCAAGAATCATGAGGAAAAGGGGGCCAAGACTCCTCCTACGAACACTCGTTCACGAAGATTGAGTCTAGAAGGTCCGAGGAATATACAGAAGGATTCCAACCTCATAAAATCACCAAAACCGATAACCAAGATCTCAAAGCCAGAAGTGAGAAGTCAGCAAAATCATAGCCAGCTTGATCAAAGGGCGCCTCGTAGCCCAATAAGTTATTCTGTGAAAAGCCCGATGATCAAGCTTGATACAGCAAACATGAGGGTGATTCCGTCACATACACCAAAAACACCAGAACCACAGATAAAATCAAGGAACGAGATCCAGAGACCGCTGGCAACTGACTGTGGCCAGACGCCTTCCACAACTCATGGAAAAGGATCCCAGATAAGAAAGTCTCTTCGAACTATTGGGAAATTCATCAATGGCTCAGAGAAGAG GAATCATCAGCAGCAACCAACAAAATCGATGACACCATTCAAAGGGACTGGCACGATGCATGATCCTAAGTCTCCAACATCATCTAATCCAAGGGCCTTGAGGAGGCAGTCATTGACAAGCATACAGCCACCAGAAAGATCTAGACGATCTTCGATTGGGGGCATTCCAACCGAGCCTT ATGGAAATGAGAGTGTAAATGCCAAGACACCCCCTCCAGTTGGAGTTTCGGCAAAGTTAACAAAACGCTGGCTATAA
- the LOC125186872 gene encoding kinesin-like protein KIN-14L isoform X1 has product MEDSQSRGAVCVLDLASRRAEEAALRRYQAVHWLDYLVGSLGIPSQPSEKQFISCLRNGLVLCNIINKVQPGSVSKVIEKTTPLQSLPWDSQPLPAYQYFENIRNFLVAVEELKLPIFDASVFERENLVEGSSTKVVDCILALKDYHEWKQMTGGFGVYKPPRSPLILNSAGRICPRTPSVVSSNSSRRLDMTGCSNKPLPSESNIRKVEDAIVKVLAEHMVCSKENIDNNLIASYRSGKVNPVTFLNEIISSFEEEFKKKYPEVKFSMDHLRERSCSPLHVKSVPLADLSNLQNRKCCRACLKKGTCNHWNQVKKQEGELLNIKSLLSSAKQEAKCLQAQIQSDLKQLGDQVLEMSSAALGYQKAVVENRKLYNMVQDLKGNIRVYCRIRPVSPEVQNVIDFIGEDGSLVVKDPKPLKDGKKIFQFNHVFGPSSSQDEVFRDTQSLVRSVMDGYNVCMFAYGQTGSGKTHTMYGPPGGSTKEWGISYLALNDLFKLSDQRSDLTKYEIQVQMVEIYNEQVHDLLAEDSGVKKLEIRSCMSENGLALPDATLRPVKSTMDVINLMKLGDMRRSIGSTAINSKSSRSHSVLSVHVSGADTSGSMLRSCLHLVDLAGSERVDKSEVTGDGLREAQHINKSLSCLVDVITALAQKNSHIPYRNSKLTLLLQNSLGGNSKTLMLAHVNPEGDSFGETMSTLKFAQRVSTVELGAARANKESSSEVLELKAQIESLKRALDIKEIRTPPMKKVTESARPTTERTPPRVRRLSIENGSNTALEKPMNYDDRRAAKTPSAKPKQTERTPPPKSRRLSIENVTPKTAGVSMNYDDRRAAKTPPPRSRRLSIENGTTIAAGASKNHEEKGAKTPPTNTRSRRLSLEGPRNIQKDSNLIKSPKPITKISKPEVRSQQNHSQLDQRAPRSPISYSVKSPMIKLDTANMRVIPSHTPKTPEPQIKSRNEIQRPLATDCGQTPSTTHGKGSQIRKSLRTIGKFINGSEKRNHQQQPTKSMTPFKGTGTMHDPKSPTSSNPRALRRQSLTSIQPPERSRRSSIGGIPTEPYGNESVNAKTPPPVGVSAKLTKRWL; this is encoded by the exons ATGGAGGATTCGCAGAGTAGAGGGGCAGTGTGTGTGTTGGATTTGGCTTCGAGAAGGGCTGAAGAAGCAG CTTTGAGGAGATATCAAGCAGTACATTGGCTTGATTACCTGGTGGGATCACTGGGAATACCGAGCCAGCCATCCGAGAAACAGTTCATCTCTTGTTTGAGGAATGGGCTAGTCCTTTGCAATATAATCAACAAAGTTCAACCTGGTTCAGTTTCTAAG GTGATAGAGAAAACTACACCTTTACAGTCGTTACCATGGGATTCCCAGCCTTTGCCAGCATATCAGTACTTTGAGAATATTCGGAATTTTTTAGTTGCTGTTGAAGAACTGAAGCTTCCCATATTTGATGCTTCTGTTTTTGAAAGG GAAAATTTGGTTGAAGGGTCGTCTACTAAGGTTGTTGACTGTATTTTGGCACTAAAAGATTACCATGAATGGAAGCAAATGACAGGAGGCTTCGGAGTTTATAAACCACCCAGATCACcgctaattttaaattcagcTGGTAGAATTTGTCCTAGAACTCCAAGTGTAGTTTCTTCCAACAGTTCCAGGCGATTAGACATGACAGGATGCAGCAACAAACCACTGCCATCAGAGAGCAATATTAGGAAGGTCGAAG ATGCTATTGTCAAGGTTCTTGCTGAACATATGGTTTGCTCAAAGGAGAACATAGATAATAACCTCATTGCTTCATATCGTAGTGGGAAGGTG AATCCGGTGACTTTCCTCAACGAGATTATATCAAGTTTTGAGGaagaattcaaaaaaaaatatcctgAG GTGAAATTCAGTATGGACCATTTAAGAGAAAGGAGTTGCTCACCGTTGCATGTCAAGTCAGTTCCGCTTGCTGATTTGTCAAATTTGCAAAATCGTAAG TGTTGCAGAGCTTGCTTAAAGAAGGGTACTTGCAACCACTGGAATCAAGTTAAGAAGCAAGAGGGCGAACTTTTG AACATTAAATCGCTGTTGTCGAGTGCCAAGCAAGAGGCTAAATGCCTGCAAGCTCAGATTCAAAGTGATTTGAAACAACTTG GAGATCAAGTGCTTGAGATGTCTTCTGCTGCTCTTGGTTATCAAAAGGCTGTAGTAGAGAATCGAAAACTATATAATATGGTCCAGGATCTGAAAG GAAATATTCGAGTATATTGTAGAATTAGACCTGTAAGTCCTGAAGTCCAAAATGTTATTGATTTCATTGGAGAAGACGGGTCTCTAGTGGTAAAAGACCCCAAACCCCTAAAAGATGGAAAgaaaattttccaatttaatcATGTCTTTGGTCCATCATCCTCTCAAG ATGAGGTTTTCAGAGACACACAATCTCTGGTTAGATCTGTAATGGATGGTTACAATGTGTGTATGTTCGCATATGGTCAAACTGGATCAGGCAAAACACATACTATG TATGGCCCTCCAGGTGGATCAACGAAGGAGTGGGGAATCAGTTATTTGGCTCTGAATGATCTCTTTAAGCTTTCTGATCAAAGAAGTGACCTCACCAAGTACGAAATTCAAGTCCAGATGGTTGAGATTTACAATGAACAAGTCCATGATCTTCTTGCTGAAGATTCAGGCGTTAAGAA ATTAGAGATCCGGAGTTGTATGAGTGAAAACGGCTTGGCCCTTCCTGATGCTACATTGCGTCCAGTGAAGTCAACAATGGATGTCATAAACTTGATGAAGCTTGGTGATATGAGACGATCTATTGGTTCCACAGCAATCAACAGTAAAAGTAGTCGTTCACACAG TGTATTGTCCGTTCATGTCTCTGGTGCCGATACTTCTGGAAGCATGCTTCGGAGCTGCCTCCATCTGGTAGATCTGGCTGGCAGCGAACGGGTGGATAAGTCAGAAGTAACTGGTGATGGGCTCCGTGAAGCACAGCACATAAACAAGTCTCTTTCTTGTTTGGTTGATGTTATCACAGCCTTGGCTCAGAAAAATTCACATATTCCCTACAGAAACAGCAAGCTCACTTTACTTCTTCAGAATTCTTTAG GAGGAAATTCCAAAACCTTGATGCTTGCTCACGTGAATCCAGAGGGTGATTCTTTCGGAGAGACAATGAGTACATTGAAATTCGCACAGAGGGTCTCAACAGTAGAGCTCGGTGCAGCTCGTGCGAATAAAGAGAGCAGCAGTGAGGTATTAGAACTCAAAGCTCAG ATAGAAAGCTTAAAAAGAGCATTGGATATTAAGGAAATTAGGACCCCTCCAATGAAGAAAGTAACAGAATCAGCAAGGCCAACAACAGAACGAACGCCCCCACGTGTCAGAAGATTAAGCATCGAGAATGGCTCCAACACAGCACTGGAGAAACCTATGAATTATGATGACAGAAGGGCGGCTAAAACTCCTTCCGCAAAGCCTAAACAGACGGAGCGAACGCCTCCTCCAAAAAGCAGAAGGTTGAGCATTGAAAATGTCACCCCTAAAACAGCAGGGGTATCTATGAACTATGATGACAGAAGGGCGGCGAAAACGCCTCCCCCAAGGAGCAGAAGGTTAAGCATTGAAAATGGCACCACTATAGCAGCAGGTGCATCCAAGAATCATGAGGAAAAGGGGGCCAAGACTCCTCCTACGAACACTCGTTCACGAAGATTGAGTCTAGAAGGTCCGAGGAATATACAGAAGGATTCCAACCTCATAAAATCACCAAAACCGATAACCAAGATCTCAAAGCCAGAAGTGAGAAGTCAGCAAAATCATAGCCAGCTTGATCAAAGGGCGCCTCGTAGCCCAATAAGTTATTCTGTGAAAAGCCCGATGATCAAGCTTGATACAGCAAACATGAGGGTGATTCCGTCACATACACCAAAAACACCAGAACCACAGATAAAATCAAGGAACGAGATCCAGAGACCGCTGGCAACTGACTGTGGCCAGACGCCTTCCACAACTCATGGAAAAGGATCCCAGATAAGAAAGTCTCTTCGAACTATTGGGAAATTCATCAATGGCTCAGAGAAGAG GAATCATCAGCAGCAACCAACAAAATCGATGACACCATTCAAAGGGACTGGCACGATGCATGATCCTAAGTCTCCAACATCATCTAATCCAAGGGCCTTGAGGAGGCAGTCATTGACAAGCATACAGCCACCAGAAAGATCTAGACGATCTTCGATTGGGGGCATTCCAACCGAGCCTT ATGGAAATGAGAGTGTAAATGCCAAGACACCCCCTCCAGTTGGAGTTTCGGCAAAGTTAACAAAACGCTGGCTATAA
- the LOC125186301 gene encoding xylan glycosyltransferase MUCI21-like, with protein MVKYQKNFLHSQWRKGKEYVLIVDEDSGLGLMCSSHKRFKPKFLYFAFFALVSCILLLFPMLFSLTSTFSLFYESDRGVKGFLCSSLPNDTLCCDRSSTRSDTCVMKGDLRTHPASSSITLYRSGGPNATGTAPSDKEEEVIQHEKIRPYTRKWEAHVMDTIDELDLLVRSGSGPHHACDVRHDVPAVFFSTGGFTGNLYHEFNDGIIPLYITSQQFNKKVVFVILEYHNWWITKYGDILSQLSDFPPIDFSNDTRVHCFPEAIMGLRIHDELSVDPALMEGKNRTISDFHDLLDLSYLPRISSLVQNEEREAAEAGIVTREHSLTRPKLVIVARNGSRAITNQDALVKLAEEIGFFVEVLRPERSTELAKIYRVLNSSDVMVGVHGAAMTHFLFMKPGSVFIQVIPLGTDWAAATYYGEPAMKLGLNYIGYKILAKESSLYQDYSKDDPILMDPDSVNKKGWEFTKKIYLDSQDVRLDLRRFQKRLLRAYYFTRARKNRPLRRLSV; from the exons atggtaaaataccAGAAAAATTTTCTGCACAGCCAGTGGAGAAAAGGCAAAGAATACGTGTTGATTGTAGATGAAGATTCCGGCCTTGGATTAATGTGTTCCTCTCACAAGAGATTCAAGCCCAAGTTTCTATATTTCGCATTTTTCGCCCTCGTTTCTTGCATCTTGCTCTTGTTTCCTATGCTCTTTTCCCTCACctccaccttctctctcttct ATGAATCTGATAGAGGTGTCAAGGGTTTCCTCTGCTCCTCTCTTCCCAACG ATACTCTTTGTTGTGATAGAAGTAGCACAAGGTCAGATACATGTGTGATGAAAGGGGATTTGAGAACTCACCCTGCCTCCTCATCCATCACCCTCTACCGTTCCGGTGGCCCTAACGCCACCGGAACGGCCCCATCCGACAAGGAGGAGGAGGTAATCCAGCATGAAAAGATTAGGCCCTACACAAGAAAATGGGAAGCCCATGTCATGGACACCATTGATGAGCTAGACCTCCTTGTCAGGAGTGGCTCGGGCCCCCACCACGCCTGTGACGTCCGCCATGACGTCCCGGCTGTGTTCTTCTCGACCGGAGGCTTCACGGGAAACCTCTACCACGAGTTCAATGATGGGATCATCCCCCTCTACATAACCTCCCAACAATTCAACAAGAAGGTTGTGTTTGTGATTCTTGAGTATCACAACTGGTGGATCACAAAGTATGGCGACATACTGTCACAGCTCTCCGATTTCCCACCTATTGATTTCAGCAACGACACGAGGGTCCACTGCTTCCCCGAGGCCATCATGGGATTGAGAATCCACGATGAGCTCAGCGTTGATCCTGCCTTGATGGAAGGAAAGAACAGGACCATATCCGACTTTCACGATCTCTTGGACCTTTCCTACCTGCCTCGTATCAGCAGCCTTGTTCAGAACGAGGAGCGTGAGGCGGCTGAGGCGGGAATAGTGACACGGGAACACAGTTTAACCAGGCCTAAACTGGTCATAGTAGCCAGGAACGGGTCAAGGGCGATAACCAATCAAGATGCATTGGTGAAACTTGCAGAGGAGATTGGATTCTTTGTGGAAGTTCTCAGGCCTGAGAGGAGCACCGAGCTTGCTAAAATCTACCGCGTTCTCAACTCAAGCGACGTCATGGTTGGGGTCCACGGTGCTGCCATGACTCACTTCCTTTTCATGAAGCCCGGTTCGGTGTTCATTCAAGTCATACCACTAGGTACAGACTGGGCTGCAGCTACTTACTATGGGGAGCCCGCGATGAAGCTCGGGTTGAACTACATTGGCTACAAGATTCTAGCTAAAGAGAGCTCATTGTATCAAGATTACAGCAAGGATGATCCTATACTGATGGATCCAGACAGTGTGAACAAAAAGGGATGGGAATTCACCAAGAAGATCTATCTTGATTCCCAAGATGTGAGGTTGGATCTTCGGAGGTTTCAGAAGCGATTGCTTCGCGCATACTACTTCACCAGAGCTCGAAAAAACCGGCCTTTGCGCCGTCTGTCTGTGTAA